The segment GCCGGGCAAAGCCCTTCAGTGCGGTGCGGGCGTTCAGGATGCTGCGATAGATCCCCTCCGCCTGCGGCACAAAGGCCCGGCCTGCTTCGGTCAGCGCCACGCGGGTGGTGCTGCGCTCAAACAGGGCCAGATCAAGCTCCTTTTCCAGACTGCGGATCTGGTAGCTGAGAGCGGGCTGGGTGCAGTACAGCTCCCGGGCGGCTATGGTAAAATTCAGGGTCCGGCTCACGGTGAGAAAACACAGCAGCTGGTGGTCGTTCATCCGAAAAAAGCTCCTTTCTGTGCAGGGAAAGATCCGTCTGCTCTCAGTATAGCATGGAGGGAGCCAGTTATAAACACTTTTTATTGGCATGGCAAAATTTTTTTGTTTCCCTTTTACTTCGTTATATTTTATACTAAGTGCAGCGCGGGAAAAACTCCCGCAGAGACGAAGAGAAATTGATGAGAAGAAAGAGGAAATCCAGATGGAAAAGATCTCCCGCAAAGGCTTTTTGAAGGTCGCCGCCGCTGCCGCCATGAGCGGCGTCACCGCTGGTGCGCTGGCTGCCTGCAACTCCGCAGCTTCTTCCAGCACCGCCGCTTCCGGTGATGCCATCTACACAGCCGGTACCTACACCGGCACGGCCACCGGCATCGGTGAGGTGAAGGTGACCATGACCTTCAGCGAGACCGCCATCACCGAGGTGGTCATCGATGCTTCCAACGAGACCGAGAGCATCGGCGGCGTAGCTGCGCCCACCCTGCAGGAGGCCATCATGGCCGCACAGGGCACCGAGATCGACAACATCTCCGGTGCTACCGTCACCACCAATGCCGTCAAGAAGGCGGCTGCCAGCTGCATCGAGCAGGCCATGGGCGTCAAGGCAGACGGCGCAGACAGCTCCGCTGCCGCTTCGGAGAACGACTGGCTGGGCACCGAGCCGGAGATCGACGAGAGCAAGGTCACCAAGACGGTGGACGTGGATGTGGCCGTGGTGGGCTGCGGCGTTGCCGGTGTGGCAGCCGTGCGCAGCATCGCCGAGGACGGCGGCAAGGTGGCAGCCTTTGAAAAGGCTGACGGTCCCCAGTGCCGCAGCGGCGAGTATGCCGTCATCAACGGCAATGTGCAGGCCAAGTGGGGCCGCAACACCTGGACCCGTGAGCAGATCGACGAGATCGTGGACTCTCACATGGTGGAAAGCACCTACCGCTGCAAGCGCTCCATTATGAGCAAGTGGGCCCACAACATCGGTGATGCCTTTGACTGGTGGGTGGAAGCAAACCCGGATCTGTACTACGCCGAGACCACCCGCAGCGCCATCCCCGACGAGAACGCAAACAACTTCCTGATCCCCATTTTCTACCCGCTGCCCGAGAACTACGACTGGAAGCAGGAGCGCTTCCCCTGCTACCCCACCTCTGTGGAGTTCCTGCCCAACCAGTCCGTCACCGTCAATGCCAACATGCAGAAGGCCGTTGACACCGGCAACGTGGAAACCTTCTACGGCTGCTTTGTGGAAAAGCTCATTATGGAGGACGGCCGCTGCGTGGGCCTGTATGCCCG is part of the Faecalibacterium sp. HTF-F genome and harbors:
- a CDS encoding FAD-binding protein encodes the protein MEKISRKGFLKVAAAAAMSGVTAGALAACNSAASSSTAASGDAIYTAGTYTGTATGIGEVKVTMTFSETAITEVVIDASNETESIGGVAAPTLQEAIMAAQGTEIDNISGATVTTNAVKKAAASCIEQAMGVKADGADSSAAASENDWLGTEPEIDESKVTKTVDVDVAVVGCGVAGVAAVRSIAEDGGKVAAFEKADGPQCRSGEYAVINGNVQAKWGRNTWTREQIDEIVDSHMVESTYRCKRSIMSKWAHNIGDAFDWWVEANPDLYYAETTRSAIPDENANNFLIPIFYPLPENYDWKQERFPCYPTSVEFLPNQSVTVNANMQKAVDTGNVETFYGCFVEKLIMEDGRCVGLYARDAATGEYIKCNAAKGVILSTGDYSQNTKMLQHFCPEVIENNIQCLFTNVDVEGSFTNQGDGIQLGMWAGAQVQQSHAPMIHHMGGGADLSGVGVMGNAGFLNLDLNGKRFMNEDLPGQQLENQIELQKNRESWQIFDSNWPQQLPYMPAAHGGACYYEDYASEAEGPKNNTTYRNYKSPYQLEAAVADGRAVKADTLEELVAKIYPDDTAAQQTALESIQRYNQLAKDGYDEDFHKPASRMWALENGPFYADKFTTALLLVCIGGLESDENCHTFDADRNVIPGLYVAGNVQGNRFATEYPIGLKGVSHSMAMYYGYVAGKNAMQEV